Proteins encoded together in one Hevea brasiliensis isolate MT/VB/25A 57/8 chromosome 16, ASM3005281v1, whole genome shotgun sequence window:
- the LOC110671597 gene encoding glucan endo-1,3-beta-D-glucosidase 1 has protein sequence MLKKLGRRVKRLKTLVTKSFKKPRERQSYKSPSPSPSPSPPPASPPPASTMTPQSHPRPSTFPFLFPKAQSSVLPDPSLFYSPSLLSSPLPTNSFFQNFALKNGDQPEYIHPYLIKSSDSSLSISYPSIFRNSAFTYQIFVPDLTISASNKTYPGSQKSHIISSYSDLSVTLDIPFSNFRFFLVRGSPFLTCSITGNTAISISTIHAILSFSSNNSFTKYTVTLNNGQTWLIYSSSQINLSHSLSSITSDGFSGMIRVAILPVCDPKYEAILDRFSSCYAVSGDAVFTKPFCLEYKWEKKGWGDLLMLAHPLHVKLLSDENVIVLNDFKYKSIDGDLVGVVGDSWVLKSDPISVTWHSIKGIKEESCAEIVSALCKDVEGLNASAITTTSSYFYGKLVARAARLALIAEEVGFLDVIPVIRKYLKETIEPWLEGTFGANGFLYDDKWGGIVTKQGSSDSGADFGFGVYNDHHYHIGYFLYGIAVLAKFDPLWGRKYRPQAYTLMADFMNLGRRSNSYYPRLRCFDLYKLHSWAGGLTEFADGRNQESTSEAVNAYYSAALMGLAYGDTHLVAIGSMLTAMEIHAAQTWWHVREGDNLYEEDFTRENRVLGVLWANKRDSGLWFAPAEWRECRLGIQLLPLLPISEALFSDVSFVRELVNWTLPALGREGVGEGWKGFVYALEAIYDKESALMKIRNLNGHDDGNSLSNLLWWIYSRGYEDEEWCEGGGKFCWFGHYCH, from the coding sequence ATGCTGAAAAAACTGGGCAGACGGGTCAAACGACTTAAAACCTTAGTCACCAAGTCCTTCAAAAAACCTCGCGAACGCCAATCTTATAAATCCCCCTCGCCAAGTCCCTCTCCATCACCGCCGCCTGCTTCGCCTCCTCCAGCTTCAACCATGACTCCCCAGTCCCACCCCAGGCCTTCAACTTTTCCTTTTCTCTTCCCTAAAGCCCAATCCTCTGTCCTCCCTGATCCTTCTCTCTTCTATTCTCCTTCCCTCCTCTCCTCCCCATTGCCCACAAACTCTTTCTTTCAGAACTTTGCCCTTAAAAATGGTGACCAACCTGAATATATCCACCCTTATCTTATCAAATCTTCTGACTCTTCCCTTTCTATCTCTTACCCATCTATTTTTCGTAATTCAGCTTTCACGTACCAGATTTTTGTTCCTGATCTCACCATCTCTGCATCAAATAAAACTTACCCAGGTTCACAAAAAAGTCATATCATCTCTTCTTATAGTGATCTCAGTGTCACTTTGGATATACCCTTTTCAAATTTTCGTTTTTTTCTTGTCAGAGGAAGCCCCTTTTTGACATGTTCTATAACTGGCAATACAGCAATTTCTATATCAACAATCCACGCCATTCTTTCATTCTCTTCGAATAATTCATTCACCAAGTACACCGTTACGCTTAATAACGGTCAAACATGGCTTATATATTCCTCTTCGCAGATAAATTTGAGTCATAGCCTTTCTTCCATTACTTCTGATGGGTTTTCCGGCATGATAAGGGTTGCAATATTGCCGGTTTGTGACCCAAAATATGAAGCAATTCTTGATCGGTTCAGTTCTTGCTATGCGGTATCAGGTGATGCAGTCTTCACTAAACCAttttgtttagagtataaatgggAAAAGAAAGGGTGGGGGGATTTGCTTATGCTTGCACATCCCTTACATGTCAAGCTTTTATCGGATGAaaacgttattgttttaaatgatTTTAAGTATAAAAGTATTGATGGTGATCTTGTTGGTGTTGTTGGAGATTCCTGGGTGTTGAAATCTGATCCTATTTCAGTAACTTGGCATTCAATCAAGGGAATCAAAGAGGAATCATGTGCTGAAATTGTGTCTGCACTTTGTAAGGATGTTGAGGGTTTGAATGCATCAGCTATAACAACAACGTCATcttatttttatgggaaattgGTTGCAAGAGCAGCAAGGTTGGCTTTGATAGCTGAGGAGGTGGGTTTtcttgatgtgattccggtgataagGAAGTACTTGAAGGAAACAATTGAGCCATGGTTGGAGGGTACATTTGGTGCCAATGGTTTTCTGTATGATGATAAGTGGGGTGGAATTGTCACCAAACAAGGTTCGAGTGATTCTGGTGCAGATTTTGGATTTGGAGTTTATAATGATCACCATTATCATATAGGCTACTTTCTTTATGGCATTGCTGTTCTTGCAAAATTTGACCCATTGTGGGGGAGGAAGTATAGGCCACAAGCTTATACTCTTATGGCTGATTTTATGAACTTGGGCAGGCGGTCAAATTCATATTATCCACGTTTGAGGTGCTTTGATTTGTATAAATTACACTCTTGGGCTGGAGGCCTAACTGAATTTGCCGATGGACGGAACCAGGAGAGCACAAGTGAGGCAGTGAATGCATACTATTCAGCAGCTTTGATGGGATTAGCCTATGGAGACACCCATCTCGTGGCCATTGGATCAATGCTTACTGCAATGGAGATTCATGCAGCACAAACATGGTGGCATGTTAGAGAGGGTGATAATTTGTACGAGGAAGATTTCACTAGAGAGAATAGGGTGCTGGGTGTTTTGTGGGCTAACAAGAGGGATAGTGGGCTTTGGTTTGCACCTGCTGAATGGAGAGAGTGTAGGCTTGGAATTCAATTATTGCCCTTGTTGCCTATCAGTGAGGCTTTGTTTTCTGATGTGAGCTTTGTGAGGGAGCTTGTGAATTGGACATTACCAGCTTTAGGAAGAGAAGGAGTGGGAGAAGGGTGGAAAGGATTTGTCTATGCCTTGGAAGCAATCTATGACAAAGAAAGTGCCTTGATGAAGATCAGAAACTTGAATGGT
- the LOC131174477 gene encoding uncharacterized protein LOC131174477 isoform X1 codes for MAGLLAWAADVVGGHGGGQTNEADAIPITFTEEQQNYVRELDRKATSLSRTIQDLRLRLPPPDISQRLPHLHAHSLASNAALALQLNAHSATKEHAQLREVTLLEENVAYEKAISNCENKIQEKIQEADLLQRKLQEMDENEKNLRQELENAETALNTSQSGRPGESVVYETEVETEPDTLATNSTLLEKLENKKKELSSMEEIVQDLEKKWAQVQDSALKQPMPAQREKILDKQLHSLIEQLAAKQAQAEGLVSEIHLKEMELERLNGLWRQLESSNAEANTARNRFGRSNSGRGFASSDYISDKLPYSTGGQTEQQQRLMLMRSAFVLYILMLHIIVFIKISF; via the exons ATGGCGGGATTACTGGCCTGGGCAGCGGATGTTGTTGGAGGTCACGGCGGTGGCCAGACCAATGAAGCAGACGCCATCCCGATAACCTTCACCGAAGAGCAGCAAAACTATGTGCGAGAATTAGATCGAAAGGCAACCTCATTGAGCCGCACGATCCAGGATCTACGGCTCAGACTGCCTCCACCCGACATCTCCCAACGCCTTCCTCACCTCCACGCTCACTCTCTAGCTTCCAATGCTGCTCTTGCTCTgcagttgaacgctcactctgcCACTAAGGAACAC GCCCAATTGAGAGAGGTAACTTTGCTGGAAGAAAATGTTGCATATGAAAAGGCTATATCAAATTGTGAGAATAAAATACAGGAGAAAATTCAGGAAGCAGATTTACTTCAGAGGAAGTTACAG GAAATGGATGAAAATGAAAAGAATTTGAGACAGGAACTGGAAAATGCAGAAACTGCGCTGAACACCAGTCAGTCTGGAAGGCCTGGTGAATCAGTTGTATATGAAACAGAAGTTGAAACTGAACCAGATACACTAGCTACAAATTCCACTTTATTGGAGAAGTTGGAGAACAAGAAAAAAGAACTG AGTTCAATGGAAGAAATTGTTCAAGATTTAGAGAAAAAATGGGCTCAAGTTCAAGATAGTGCTCTGAAGCAGCCTATGCCAG CGCAGAGAGAGAAGATATTGGATAAACAGCTTCATAGCTTAATTGAGCAACTAGCAGCAAAGCAG GCACAAGCAGAAGGCCTGGTCAGTGAAATCCATTTGAAAGAGATGGAGCTAGAAAGATTAAATGGCTTGTGGAGGCAGCTTGAAAGCAGCAATGCAGAGGCCAATACTGCTAGAAATCGGTTTGGGAGAAGCAACTCAGGCAGAGGATTTGCTTCTTCGGATTATATTTCTGACAAGCTTCCTTATTCAACTGGTGGTCAAACAGAGCAACAGCAGAGGCTTATGCTAATGAGGTCGGCTTTTGTGCTGTATATTTTAATGTTGCACATCATAGTCTTCATCAAGATTTCATTTTGA
- the LOC131174477 gene encoding uncharacterized protein LOC131174477 isoform X2 — MAGLLAWAADVVGGHGGGQTNEADAIPITFTEEQQNYVRELDRKATSLSRTIQDLRLRLPPPDISQRLPHLHAHSLASNAALALQLNAHSATKEHAQLREVTLLEENVAYEKAISNCENKIQEKIQEADLLQRKLQEMDENEKNLRQELENAETALNTSQSGRPGESVVYETEVETEPDTLATNSTLLEKLENKKKELSSMEEIVQDLEKKWAQVQDSALKQPMPAQREKILDKQLHSLIEQLAAKQAQAEGLVSEIHLKEMELERLNGLWRQLESSNAEANTARNRFGRSNSGRGFASSDYISDKLPYSTGGQTEQQQRLMLMSCDS, encoded by the exons ATGGCGGGATTACTGGCCTGGGCAGCGGATGTTGTTGGAGGTCACGGCGGTGGCCAGACCAATGAAGCAGACGCCATCCCGATAACCTTCACCGAAGAGCAGCAAAACTATGTGCGAGAATTAGATCGAAAGGCAACCTCATTGAGCCGCACGATCCAGGATCTACGGCTCAGACTGCCTCCACCCGACATCTCCCAACGCCTTCCTCACCTCCACGCTCACTCTCTAGCTTCCAATGCTGCTCTTGCTCTgcagttgaacgctcactctgcCACTAAGGAACAC GCCCAATTGAGAGAGGTAACTTTGCTGGAAGAAAATGTTGCATATGAAAAGGCTATATCAAATTGTGAGAATAAAATACAGGAGAAAATTCAGGAAGCAGATTTACTTCAGAGGAAGTTACAG GAAATGGATGAAAATGAAAAGAATTTGAGACAGGAACTGGAAAATGCAGAAACTGCGCTGAACACCAGTCAGTCTGGAAGGCCTGGTGAATCAGTTGTATATGAAACAGAAGTTGAAACTGAACCAGATACACTAGCTACAAATTCCACTTTATTGGAGAAGTTGGAGAACAAGAAAAAAGAACTG AGTTCAATGGAAGAAATTGTTCAAGATTTAGAGAAAAAATGGGCTCAAGTTCAAGATAGTGCTCTGAAGCAGCCTATGCCAG CGCAGAGAGAGAAGATATTGGATAAACAGCTTCATAGCTTAATTGAGCAACTAGCAGCAAAGCAG GCACAAGCAGAAGGCCTGGTCAGTGAAATCCATTTGAAAGAGATGGAGCTAGAAAGATTAAATGGCTTGTGGAGGCAGCTTGAAAGCAGCAATGCAGAGGCCAATACTGCTAGAAATCGGTTTGGGAGAAGCAACTCAGGCAGAGGATTTGCTTCTTCGGATTATATTTCTGACAAGCTTCCTTATTCAACTGGTGGTCAAACAGAGCAACAGCAGAGGCTTATGCTAATGAG